A genomic segment from Pseudoduganella chitinolytica encodes:
- a CDS encoding flagellar assembly protein A — protein MLIHGTDGVGFHPASSHEQRQAAVTQALAGACFAALDYERFQYLLYDAEPGNPDDPPILFAATLTPFPPARRALYKSVRIAHGEATYMFEPVFVDTPDGPRPAALAFDEFVADLWHKGVRCGIDAAAVRAGIASGKPLRCVVACRREAVPGQDAVIVEATAALHRSNAPRELANGRVDLHTFENRFPQVEARTRLLRKVPATPGRRGVELSGAWIEPALPRDVELATVAGAGTVIEHLDGNDWLVAAVQGFVNVDRRSGRIAIGPKIVSRDGVSVRTTGNLQLAGEYEEFGEVQENRVVEGGGITIHGDVFGRIVSRGGTITLRRNLVGGAATSADGAIRVGGVAANAVLQTRCGEVTVQRAQNCVITGTRVRIGHATNCEIMADEVVIKSASGCAIAARSIVIDSAGPRNHDEMTLFALQADTSRLDGIIADRTARTEAFGRLARRHLDAVAGLAQRHDVRTYLALAPRVQRREVALDAVQLQAFRRIAAQVAPVLREISQLTLAARQAGAQQALIREQAQAAQRDKDALGAAAACKVRLLAGETVVRTLPYDPDRGVPYDVPAREVRHRLRALAHARAAVGGGSSGPLEWPASS, from the coding sequence GTGCTCATCCACGGTACCGACGGCGTCGGCTTCCATCCCGCCAGCAGCCACGAGCAGCGCCAGGCCGCCGTCACGCAAGCGCTGGCGGGGGCTTGCTTCGCGGCGCTCGACTACGAGCGCTTTCAATACCTGCTGTACGACGCCGAGCCGGGCAACCCCGACGATCCGCCCATCCTGTTTGCCGCCACCCTCACACCGTTCCCGCCGGCCCGCCGGGCGCTCTATAAATCCGTCCGCATCGCCCACGGCGAGGCCACCTACATGTTCGAACCGGTGTTCGTCGACACGCCCGACGGCCCGCGGCCGGCCGCACTGGCGTTCGACGAGTTCGTCGCGGACCTGTGGCACAAGGGCGTGCGCTGCGGTATCGACGCGGCCGCGGTACGCGCCGGCATCGCCAGCGGCAAGCCGCTGCGCTGCGTGGTGGCGTGCCGGCGCGAGGCGGTCCCGGGGCAGGATGCGGTCATCGTCGAGGCGACGGCGGCGCTGCACCGCTCCAATGCGCCGCGCGAACTGGCCAACGGCCGGGTCGACCTGCACACATTCGAGAACCGCTTTCCGCAGGTCGAAGCGCGCACGCGGCTGCTGCGCAAGGTGCCGGCCACGCCCGGCCGGCGCGGCGTCGAATTGTCCGGCGCGTGGATCGAGCCGGCGCTGCCGCGCGATGTCGAACTGGCGACCGTGGCCGGCGCCGGCACCGTCATCGAGCACCTGGACGGCAACGACTGGCTGGTCGCCGCCGTGCAGGGCTTCGTCAACGTGGACCGCAGGAGCGGGCGCATCGCGATCGGCCCGAAGATCGTCAGCCGCGACGGCGTCAGCGTGCGCACCACGGGCAACCTGCAACTGGCGGGCGAATACGAGGAATTCGGCGAGGTGCAGGAAAACCGGGTCGTCGAAGGCGGCGGCATCACGATCCATGGCGACGTGTTCGGCCGCATCGTCTCGCGTGGCGGCACGATCACGTTGCGCCGCAACCTGGTGGGCGGTGCGGCAACCAGTGCCGACGGCGCGATCCGGGTCGGCGGGGTCGCCGCGAACGCCGTGCTGCAGACGCGGTGCGGCGAGGTCACCGTGCAGCGTGCGCAGAACTGCGTCATCACGGGCACCAGGGTGCGCATCGGCCACGCCACCAATTGCGAGATCATGGCCGACGAAGTCGTGATCAAGAGCGCCAGCGGCTGCGCGATCGCGGCGCGCAGCATCGTCATCGACAGCGCCGGGCCGCGCAACCACGACGAGATGACGCTGTTCGCATTGCAGGCAGACACCTCCCGGCTGGACGGGATCATCGCCGACCGCACGGCGCGGACGGAGGCGTTCGGCCGGCTGGCGCGCCGCCATCTCGATGCCGTTGCGGGGCTGGCACAGCGCCACGATGTCCGCACGTACCTGGCGCTGGCGCCGCGCGTGCAACGGCGCGAGGTGGCGCTCGATGCCGTCCAGCTGCAGGCCTTCCGCCGGATCGCCGCGCAGGTGGCGCCCGTGCTGCGCGAGATCTCCCAGCTGACGCTGGCGGCGCGCCAGGCCGGCGCCCAGCAGGCGCTGATACGCGAACAAGCGCAGGCGGCCCAGCGCGACAAGGATGCCCTGGGCGCTGCGGCAGCCTGCAAGGTGCGGCTGCTGGCTGGCGAGACGGTGGTGCGCACGCTGCCGTACGATCCGGACCGGGGCGTGCCGTACGATGTGCCGGCCAGGGAAGTGCGGCACCGCCTGCGCGCGTTGGCGCATGCCCGCGCCGCTGTCGGCGGCGGCAGTTCGGGGCCGCTGGAGTGGCCGGCCTCCTCCTGA
- a CDS encoding YciI family protein: protein MNAHNAAAIQAGVALAGEGLRATAQGTRVRFRKGADRPAVIDGPFTEIKELIAGYWLIQAATRQQAIEWVKAYPFPCWPDLTVELRELALPGRA, encoded by the coding sequence ATGAACGCGCACAACGCCGCCGCCATCCAGGCCGGCGTCGCGCTGGCCGGCGAAGGCCTGCGTGCCACGGCGCAAGGGACGCGCGTGCGGTTCCGCAAAGGCGCCGACCGCCCCGCCGTCATCGACGGTCCCTTCACGGAAATCAAGGAGCTGATCGCCGGCTACTGGCTGATCCAGGCCGCCACGCGGCAGCAGGCGATCGAGTGGGTGAAGGCATATCCCTTCCCCTGCTGGCCCGACCTGACCGTCGAGCTGCGCGAACTCGCCCTGCCCGGGCGCGCATGA
- a CDS encoding sensor histidine kinase → MKRPSLSRLRNGLRSGLFWRTFLLLGVLTTLSLGSWIGMISFVQREPQAQQLAAQVISVVTITRAALTHSAPELRTELLFELVSNEGIRVFLLEEDDEVEPPPDNALMPDIEKLVKAKLGADTRFSARVNGMRGFWVSFRIDDDSYWLMLERERITGLTGIQWLGWAGVVSLVSLIGAAVLSSLINAPLRRLTVATRAIAQGRRPEPLPEKGPKEIRLANRSFNQMVDDLQQVESDRAVLLAGISHDLRTPLTRMQLEVEMADLSREAREGMQSDIAQMDAIIGQFLDFAKPTETATFVNVDVSTMLQEVAHEVGRLPDVRVATEIAPDAHVLGNGTDLKRVIHNLIENARRYGKTAGTDMAEIDIRCTVRGMHASKQVVIDVQDHGVGVPAERIGELLKPFTRLDTARGQANGAGLGLAIVERVLLRHRAQFQLSNREGGGLHIHIEMDAL, encoded by the coding sequence ATGAAGCGTCCTTCGCTCAGCCGCCTGAGGAATGGCCTCAGGAGCGGCCTGTTCTGGCGTACTTTCCTGCTGCTGGGAGTCCTGACGACACTGTCGCTCGGCTCCTGGATCGGCATGATCAGCTTCGTCCAGCGCGAGCCGCAGGCCCAGCAGCTGGCGGCCCAGGTCATCTCCGTCGTCACCATCACGCGTGCCGCGCTGACCCACTCGGCGCCCGAGCTGCGCACGGAGCTGCTGTTCGAGCTGGTGTCGAACGAAGGCATCCGCGTGTTCCTGCTGGAAGAGGACGACGAGGTCGAGCCGCCGCCCGACAATGCGCTGATGCCCGACATCGAAAAGCTCGTCAAGGCGAAGCTGGGCGCCGACACGCGCTTCTCGGCGCGCGTCAACGGCATGCGCGGCTTCTGGGTCAGCTTCCGCATCGACGACGACTCCTACTGGCTGATGCTGGAACGCGAGCGCATCACGGGCCTGACGGGCATCCAGTGGCTGGGCTGGGCCGGCGTCGTCTCGCTGGTGTCGCTGATCGGCGCCGCCGTGCTTTCCAGCCTGATCAATGCGCCGCTGCGCCGCCTGACGGTCGCCACCCGCGCGATCGCCCAGGGGCGCAGGCCGGAGCCGTTGCCCGAGAAGGGGCCGAAGGAAATCCGCCTGGCCAACCGCAGCTTCAACCAGATGGTGGACGACCTGCAGCAGGTCGAATCCGACCGCGCCGTGCTGCTGGCCGGCATCTCGCACGACCTGCGCACGCCCCTCACGCGCATGCAGCTGGAGGTGGAGATGGCGGACCTGTCGCGCGAGGCACGGGAAGGCATGCAGTCCGATATCGCCCAGATGGATGCGATCATCGGCCAGTTCCTCGACTTCGCCAAGCCGACCGAGACGGCCACGTTCGTCAACGTCGACGTCAGCACCATGCTGCAGGAAGTGGCGCACGAGGTAGGCCGGCTGCCGGACGTGCGCGTGGCTACCGAGATCGCGCCGGACGCCCACGTGCTGGGCAACGGCACCGACCTGAAGCGCGTGATTCACAACCTGATCGAGAACGCGCGCCGGTATGGCAAGACGGCCGGCACCGACATGGCCGAGATCGACATCCGCTGCACGGTGCGGGGCATGCATGCGTCGAAGCAGGTCGTCATCGACGTGCAGGACCACGGCGTGGGCGTGCCGGCCGAGCGCATCGGCGAGCTGCTGAAACCGTTCACGCGGCTCGACACGGCGCGCGGCCAGGCCAACGGCGCCGGGCTGGGGCTGGCGATCGTCGAGCGGGTCCTGCTGCGGCACCGCGCGCAATTCCAGCTGAGTAACCGCGAAGGCGGTGGCCTGCACATCCATATCGAAATGGACGCGCTGTAG
- a CDS encoding YciI family protein: MRFMVIRRAGGGSEHAGFPPPQLADAVPAGRWLHPSARGLRLHCRGGAWSVQEGPFPEDELVAGFALIDVPSREAALEWARGWPRADGEGEVELEVRVAGCPGDCTGFDTGAAPRLTPWVVLLKSDADAEADLAPPLRSSSA; encoded by the coding sequence ATGCGATTCATGGTGATACGGCGCGCCGGCGGCGGTTCGGAACACGCCGGCTTTCCGCCGCCGCAACTGGCCGACGCGGTACCGGCCGGCCGATGGTTGCATCCCAGTGCCCGCGGCTTGCGCCTGCACTGCCGCGGCGGCGCCTGGTCCGTCCAGGAAGGCCCGTTCCCCGAGGACGAGCTGGTGGCCGGTTTCGCCCTGATCGACGTGCCGTCGCGCGAAGCGGCGCTGGAGTGGGCACGCGGCTGGCCCCGCGCGGATGGCGAAGGGGAAGTCGAGCTGGAAGTGCGGGTGGCCGGCTGTCCCGGCGATTGCACGGGCTTCGACACGGGCGCGGCGCCGCGCCTGACGCCATGGGTGGTGCTGCTGAAGTCCGATGCCGACGCCGAAGCCGACCTGGCGCCGCCCCTGAGGTCATCGAGCGCATGA
- a CDS encoding VOC family protein, with the protein MNDNKIPNVTHSLTPHIVCRDAAAAIEFYRKAFGAEEQVRMPAQDGSGKLMHAMVRIGDAQVMLCDEYPEWDSLGPLSRNGTSVTLHLNVADVDAAFQRALDAGAKTKMPVTDMFWGDRYGVLTDPFGHEWSLATHLRDLSVEEAIEASKHQICNPGGTQQ; encoded by the coding sequence ATGAACGACAACAAAATCCCCAACGTCACCCATTCGCTGACCCCGCACATCGTGTGCCGCGACGCGGCCGCCGCAATCGAGTTCTACCGCAAGGCCTTCGGCGCCGAAGAGCAGGTACGCATGCCGGCACAGGACGGCAGCGGCAAGCTGATGCACGCCATGGTGCGCATCGGCGACGCGCAGGTGATGCTGTGCGACGAGTACCCCGAGTGGGACAGCCTGGGCCCGCTGTCGCGCAACGGCACGTCCGTCACGCTGCACCTGAACGTGGCGGACGTGGATGCCGCCTTCCAGCGCGCGCTGGACGCGGGGGCGAAGACCAAGATGCCCGTCACCGACATGTTCTGGGGCGACCGTTACGGTGTCCTGACCGACCCGTTCGGCCATGAGTGGTCGCTGGCGACGCACCTGCGCGACCTCAGCGTGGAAGAAGCGATCGAGGCATCGAAGCACCAGATCTGCAACCCTGGCGGCACCCAGCAATAA
- the ompR gene encoding osmolarity response regulator transcription factor OmpR, giving the protein MTTTSTESGNTPATGNGHQAKIMVVDDDVRLRDLLRRYLTEQGFNVFTAENATAMNKLWLRERYDLLVLDLMLPGEDGLSICRRLRGAGDQTPIIMLTAKGEDVDRIVGLEMGADDYLPKPFNPRELVARIGAVLRRKAPDEIPGAPSETPQTFEFGQFVLDLGTRTLKKNGETVPLTTGEFSVLKVFARHARQPLSREKLMELARGREYEVFDRSLDVQISRLRKLIEPDPSSPLYIQTVWGLGYVFIPEGQPR; this is encoded by the coding sequence ATGACAACCACATCCACTGAATCCGGCAACACTCCAGCAACTGGCAATGGCCACCAGGCCAAGATCATGGTAGTGGACGACGACGTCCGCCTGCGCGACCTGCTGCGGCGCTACCTGACCGAACAGGGCTTCAATGTCTTCACCGCCGAGAACGCCACGGCAATGAACAAGCTGTGGCTGCGCGAACGCTACGACCTGCTCGTACTGGACCTGATGCTGCCCGGCGAGGACGGCCTGTCGATCTGCCGCCGCCTGCGCGGCGCGGGCGACCAGACCCCCATCATCATGCTGACCGCCAAGGGCGAGGACGTCGACCGCATCGTCGGCCTGGAGATGGGCGCCGACGACTACCTGCCGAAACCCTTCAACCCGCGCGAGCTGGTGGCCCGCATCGGCGCCGTACTGCGCCGCAAGGCCCCGGACGAGATTCCCGGCGCCCCGTCGGAAACGCCGCAAACGTTCGAGTTCGGCCAGTTCGTGCTGGACCTGGGCACCCGCACGCTGAAGAAGAACGGCGAGACCGTACCGCTGACCACGGGCGAATTCTCGGTACTGAAAGTATTCGCCCGCCACGCACGCCAGCCGCTGTCGCGCGAAAAACTGATGGAACTGGCGCGCGGCCGCGAATACGAGGTGTTCGACCGCAGCCTGGACGTGCAGATCTCGCGCCTGCGCAAGCTGATCGAGCCCGACCCGTCCAGCCCGCTCTACATCCAGACGGTGTGGGGTCTGGGCTACGTCTTCATCCCGGAGGGACAGCCGCGCTGA
- a CDS encoding RNA polymerase sigma factor: MSDAVRRTVEAVWRIESARIVAVLTRMLRDVGLAEEMAQEALVSALETWPTNGTPDKPAAWLMTAAKHRALDWLRHRKLEQEREPALTYEIEGLLQEAAPDLDRAVEDKIGDDLLRLVFIACHPVLPTEGRVAMTLRLLGGLTTDEIARAFLVPEPTVAQRIVRAKRTLAEARVPFEVPVGHELVQRLASVLQVIYLIYNEGYAASAGADWMRPALCDEALRLGRILAGLALREPEVHGLVALMEIQSSRARARTDAQGAPVLLLEQDRSRWDQLLIRRGLAALDRADALCRERGCALGPYALQAAITACHARARKAEDTDWPRIAALYDALAQLAPSPVVELNRAVAVAMAFGPQAGLELVDSLVDEPALRHYHLLPAVRGDLLHKLGRLDEARLEFERAAALTRNEREHTLLLARAGACCAGPR; encoded by the coding sequence ATGAGCGACGCCGTCCGCCGCACCGTCGAGGCGGTGTGGCGCATCGAGTCGGCCCGCATCGTCGCCGTGCTGACGCGCATGCTGCGCGACGTCGGCCTGGCCGAGGAGATGGCGCAGGAAGCGCTGGTCAGCGCGCTGGAAACGTGGCCGACGAACGGCACGCCGGACAAGCCGGCCGCGTGGCTGATGACGGCGGCGAAGCACCGCGCGCTCGACTGGCTGCGCCACCGCAAGCTGGAACAGGAGCGCGAACCCGCGCTGACGTACGAGATCGAAGGGCTGCTGCAGGAGGCGGCGCCGGACCTGGACCGGGCCGTCGAGGACAAGATCGGCGACGACCTGCTGCGCCTCGTCTTCATCGCCTGCCATCCCGTGCTGCCCACCGAAGGCCGCGTCGCCATGACCTTGCGCCTGCTGGGCGGCCTGACGACGGACGAAATCGCCCGCGCCTTCCTGGTGCCCGAGCCGACGGTGGCGCAACGCATCGTGCGCGCCAAGCGCACGCTGGCCGAAGCGCGCGTGCCGTTCGAGGTGCCGGTGGGGCACGAGCTGGTGCAGCGCCTGGCCTCCGTACTGCAGGTGATCTACCTGATCTACAACGAAGGGTATGCCGCCAGCGCCGGCGCCGACTGGATGCGCCCGGCCCTGTGCGACGAGGCGCTGCGGCTGGGCCGCATCCTGGCCGGGCTGGCGCTGCGGGAGCCCGAAGTGCACGGCCTGGTGGCGCTGATGGAAATCCAGTCGTCGCGCGCCCGCGCCCGCACGGATGCCCAGGGCGCGCCGGTGCTGTTGCTGGAGCAGGATCGGTCGCGCTGGGACCAGCTGCTGATCCGGCGCGGCCTCGCTGCACTGGACCGGGCCGACGCGCTGTGCCGCGAGCGCGGCTGCGCGCTGGGTCCCTACGCGCTGCAGGCCGCCATCACCGCCTGCCACGCCCGCGCGCGCAAGGCGGAAGACACGGACTGGCCCCGCATCGCCGCGCTGTACGACGCCCTGGCCCAACTGGCGCCCTCGCCCGTGGTCGAACTCAATCGGGCAGTGGCCGTGGCGATGGCATTCGGGCCGCAAGCGGGCCTCGAACTGGTCGACAGCCTCGTCGACGAGCCGGCCCTGCGCCACTACCACTTGCTGCCCGCCGTACGGGGCGACCTGCTGCACAAGCTGGGACGGCTGGACGAGGCCAGGCTGGAGTTCGAGCGGGCCGCCGCACTGACGCGCAACGAGCGCGAGCACACGCTGCTGCTGGCGCGGGCCGGCGCTTGTTGTGCCGGCCCGCGATGA
- a CDS encoding YciI family protein produces MRFMIIVKASADSEAGKMPSTQLLEAMGKYNEELVNAGVLLAGEGLHPSSRGARVRFNAGERTVIDGPFQETKELIAGFWLIQVKSMDEAIEWVKRAPMLDGDEIEIRRVFEAEDFGAELTPALREQEERLRERTAAA; encoded by the coding sequence ATGCGATTCATGATCATCGTGAAAGCCAGCGCCGATTCGGAAGCGGGCAAGATGCCGTCCACCCAATTGCTCGAGGCCATGGGCAAGTACAACGAGGAGCTGGTCAACGCGGGCGTGCTGCTGGCCGGCGAAGGGCTGCACCCGTCGTCCCGTGGCGCGCGCGTGCGCTTCAACGCCGGCGAACGCACCGTCATCGACGGCCCGTTCCAGGAAACGAAAGAGCTGATTGCGGGCTTCTGGCTGATTCAGGTAAAGTCCATGGACGAAGCCATCGAGTGGGTCAAGCGTGCGCCCATGCTGGACGGCGACGAGATCGAGATCCGCCGCGTGTTCGAGGCGGAGGACTTCGGTGCCGAACTGACGCCGGCACTGCGCGAACAGGAGGAGCGCCTGCGCGAGCGGACCGCGGCGGCCTGA
- a CDS encoding efflux RND transporter permease subunit, translating into MSLAGWCIGRPVAVLLLTCAVVIAGLAAYRQIPVAALPSHEVPVISVQASLPGASPATMAASVALPLEKEFAAIAGVTLMTSTSTLGATALTLEFGPRTDINAAAVDVQAALLRAQRALPRDMTELPSYRKTNPAEAPVLSMELTSPSLDLAQLNDYAENLIGPALSGLPGVAQLAVLGQKRFAVRVRVDLARLKARDLTTDELAAALQAATSHAPLGVLDGPQQTLVIQGGTQPLRAADFAGLVVAMRAGLPVRLADVAQVEDSWQSVRSASSFNGERSIVLLLYRQAGANTLDVVASAQAALARMRGQLPASVAIHMVNDRSVPVRAALHDVHVTLVLTIGLVVLVIALALRRAAATLIPAVTIPVALLGALALLYWLGYSLDNVSLLGITLAVGLVVDDAIVVLENIVRHVEEGAGVRQAALAGTREVTVTVLSISATLVAVFMPVFFMPGVMGRLFHEFAVVVGLAVLVSALVALTLVPMLASRLLPGRRPSMAGRPPAPDRLAAAYARSLDLALRHRGVVLLAALATLALSVGLYTTMPQGLLPDEDLGQVRVTTEGATDISPAAMLALHERVAAAIARDPNVRAVTSSVSGDNTGSLFLLLQPRERRAALPEVLAGLRRATAGIGGVAVYFKPVQNFQVGSRPSKSRYQYTLQSVSAAALDDWAERFIERLRADARFEGVTSDARPGALQATLAIDRDKAARHGVSLADVRSALYGAFGERQVGTIQGTAGTYAVLLEAAPADRRFQETLGNVAVRGSGGQLVSLSAIARVERTVGPVAINHQGQLQAVTLSFNLAPGVALSEATAAIDAIGREIGLPASIVTRYGGDAAVFQQARGDQVLLIAAALGVVYVLLGILYESFVQPLTILAGLPSAAAGALLTLWACGLELTMIAVVGILLLIGIVKKNAIMIVDVALQLQRGGALAPAVAVREACVRRFRPIMMTTAAALMGALPIALGLGAGAELRQPLGLAVAGGLLLSQLVTLYVTPVTYVLLDGLLSPRRPPGQGEAAAIAMPVALKAR; encoded by the coding sequence GTGAGCCTGGCCGGATGGTGCATCGGGCGCCCGGTCGCGGTGCTGCTGCTGACCTGTGCCGTCGTGATCGCCGGGCTGGCTGCGTACCGCCAGATTCCCGTGGCGGCGCTGCCCAGCCACGAAGTCCCCGTCATCAGCGTGCAGGCCAGCCTGCCGGGTGCAAGTCCCGCCACGATGGCGGCGTCGGTCGCGCTGCCGCTGGAGAAGGAGTTTGCCGCCATCGCCGGCGTGACGCTGATGACGTCCACCAGCACGTTGGGCGCCACCGCGCTGACGCTGGAATTCGGCCCGCGCACGGACATCAACGCGGCGGCCGTGGACGTGCAGGCCGCGTTGCTGCGGGCCCAGCGCGCGCTGCCGCGCGACATGACGGAGCTGCCGTCCTACCGCAAGACCAACCCCGCCGAGGCGCCGGTGCTGTCGATGGAGCTGACCTCGCCGTCGCTGGACCTGGCGCAGCTGAACGATTATGCGGAAAACCTGATCGGGCCGGCCTTGTCCGGGCTGCCCGGCGTGGCGCAGCTGGCCGTGCTGGGGCAGAAGCGCTTCGCGGTACGCGTGCGTGTCGACCTGGCGCGGCTGAAGGCGCGCGACCTGACCACCGACGAGCTGGCGGCGGCCCTGCAGGCCGCCACCAGCCACGCGCCGCTGGGCGTGCTGGACGGCCCGCAGCAGACGCTGGTCATCCAGGGCGGCACGCAACCGCTGCGCGCCGCCGATTTCGCCGGCCTGGTCGTGGCCATGCGCGCCGGCTTGCCCGTGCGGCTGGCCGACGTGGCGCAGGTGGAGGACAGCTGGCAGTCGGTGCGCTCGGCCAGCAGCTTCAATGGCGAACGCTCGATCGTGCTGCTGCTGTACCGCCAGGCCGGCGCCAACACGCTGGACGTGGTGGCATCGGCCCAGGCGGCACTGGCGCGGATGCGCGGCCAGCTGCCGGCATCGGTGGCAATCCACATGGTCAACGACCGCTCCGTGCCCGTGCGCGCGGCCCTGCACGACGTGCACGTGACGCTGGTGCTGACGATCGGGCTGGTGGTGCTCGTCATCGCGCTGGCGCTGCGGCGCGCCGCCGCCACGCTGATTCCCGCCGTCACGATCCCGGTGGCGCTGCTGGGCGCGCTGGCCCTGCTGTACTGGTTGGGCTACAGCCTCGACAACGTCTCGCTGCTGGGCATCACGCTGGCGGTGGGACTGGTGGTGGACGACGCCATTGTCGTGCTGGAGAACATCGTGCGCCATGTCGAGGAAGGCGCCGGCGTGCGCCAGGCGGCGCTGGCGGGCACCCGCGAGGTGACCGTCACCGTGCTGTCGATCTCGGCCACGCTGGTCGCCGTGTTCATGCCCGTGTTCTTCATGCCGGGCGTGATGGGGCGGCTGTTCCACGAGTTCGCGGTGGTGGTCGGGCTGGCGGTGCTGGTCTCGGCGCTGGTGGCCCTGACCTTGGTCCCCATGCTGGCCAGCCGGCTGCTGCCGGGCCGGCGGCCGTCCATGGCAGGGCGGCCGCCGGCGCCAGACCGGCTGGCCGCCGCCTATGCCCGCTCGCTCGACCTGGCACTGCGCCACCGTGGCGTGGTGCTGCTGGCGGCGCTGGCCACGCTGGCATTGTCGGTGGGGTTGTACACGACGATGCCGCAAGGGCTGCTGCCGGACGAGGACCTGGGCCAGGTCCGGGTGACGACGGAAGGCGCGACCGACATCTCGCCCGCCGCCATGCTGGCGCTGCACGAGCGCGTGGCGGCGGCGATCGCGCGCGACCCGAACGTGCGTGCCGTGACGTCCTCTGTTTCCGGCGACAATACGGGCAGCCTGTTCCTGCTGCTGCAGCCGCGCGAGCGGCGCGCGGCGCTGCCCGAGGTACTGGCCGGCCTGCGCCGCGCCACGGCGGGCATCGGCGGCGTCGCCGTCTATTTCAAGCCCGTGCAGAATTTCCAGGTGGGTTCGCGTCCCAGCAAGAGCCGCTACCAGTACACGCTGCAAAGCGTCAGCGCCGCGGCGTTGGATGACTGGGCCGAGCGCTTCATCGAGCGCTTGCGCGCCGATGCGCGCTTCGAGGGAGTCACGAGCGACGCGCGGCCGGGCGCGCTCCAGGCCACGCTGGCGATCGACCGCGACAAGGCCGCCCGCCACGGCGTCAGCCTGGCGGACGTGCGCAGCGCCCTCTACGGCGCGTTCGGCGAACGGCAGGTGGGCACGATCCAGGGCACTGCCGGCACCTATGCCGTGCTGCTGGAAGCGGCGCCGGCCGACCGGCGCTTCCAGGAAACGCTGGGGAACGTGGCGGTCCGGGGCAGCGGCGGGCAGCTGGTCAGCCTGTCCGCCATCGCACGCGTGGAGCGTACGGTGGGACCGGTGGCCATCAACCACCAGGGCCAACTGCAGGCCGTGACGCTGTCGTTCAACCTGGCCCCGGGCGTGGCACTGAGCGAGGCGACGGCAGCCATCGACGCGATCGGCCGCGAGATCGGTCTGCCGGCATCGATCGTGACACGCTATGGCGGCGACGCGGCCGTGTTCCAGCAGGCGCGCGGCGACCAGGTACTGCTGATCGCCGCCGCATTGGGTGTCGTCTACGTGTTGCTGGGGATCCTGTACGAGAGCTTCGTGCAGCCGCTGACGATCCTGGCCGGATTACCCTCCGCCGCGGCCGGGGCCCTGCTGACGCTGTGGGCCTGTGGGCTGGAACTGACAATGATCGCCGTCGTCGGCATCCTGCTGCTGATCGGCATCGTCAAGAAGAACGCCATCATGATCGTCGACGTCGCCTTGCAGTTGCAGCGCGGCGGGGCGCTGGCCCCGGCGGTTGCCGTGCGCGAGGCCTGCGTGCGGCGCTTCCGTCCCATCATGATGACGACGGCCGCCGCCCTGATGGGCGCGCTGCCGATCGCGCTGGGACTGGGCGCCGGCGCGGAGTTGCGTCAGCCGCTGGGACTGGCGGTGGCCGGTGGCTTGCTGCTGTCGCAGCTGGTCACGCTGTACGTGACGCCGGTGACCTATGTCCTGCTGGACGGGTTGTTGTCGCCACGGCGGCCTCCAGGGCAAGGCGAGGCCGCGGCGATCGCCATGCCGGTGGCGCTCAAGGCACGGTGA